Proteins from a genomic interval of Bacteroides sp.:
- a CDS encoding tetrathionate reductase family octaheme c-type cytochrome, which translates to MKNIITFILAVIVPLLIITVVLRQASQENKLLEELQAEYSVPHIPSVDHSKHAVLQQEFTNPHEITAACLSCHTERGEELLNSPHFTWEREELTPGRGVTYLGKKTLLNNFCTGIFSNEGTCNKCHAGYGYADNTFDFENPYNIDCLVCHDNTGTYEKLSGGAGYPTPGQDFAAIAQSVGRPTSRNCGYCHFVGGGGNNVKHGDLELALLTAPREVDVHMGLDGGNMNCIDCHTAENHKMKGKYYAVSSENRNRVLCEDCHTTTPHINHTLNTHGAKVACQTCHIPIYAKVNATKMTWDWSTAGQRLEGKAFELLDSLGNATYTSIKGDFTWETNVIPEYFWFNGTADHHLLSDKIDTTKAAVKINTLLGSHDDPESKIIPAKVHRGRQPYDKVNLSILQAKLWAPKAGEGALWVDLDWERAIIEGMKYLNRPYSGQYGFITTEMYLPVNHMVSPKEQALQCQDCHTRNDGRMQLVEDAYIPSQTYNATLDLFGILLIILSLLGVIAHATIRVIFSKKQKQSH; encoded by the coding sequence ATGAAAAACATAATCACATTTATCCTTGCAGTCATCGTCCCCCTGCTTATCATCACGGTGGTTCTTCGCCAAGCCTCTCAGGAAAACAAACTTTTAGAGGAATTGCAGGCTGAATATTCAGTTCCGCATATTCCGTCGGTTGACCACAGCAAACATGCGGTTTTGCAACAAGAATTCACCAACCCCCACGAAATCACAGCGGCTTGCCTCTCCTGTCATACCGAACGTGGCGAAGAATTGCTCAATAGTCCACACTTCACCTGGGAACGCGAAGAGCTCACACCCGGAAGGGGCGTGACTTACCTGGGGAAAAAGACCCTACTGAACAACTTCTGCACCGGAATTTTCTCTAACGAGGGAACTTGCAACAAATGTCACGCGGGCTATGGATATGCCGACAATACCTTCGATTTTGAAAACCCCTACAATATTGACTGCCTCGTCTGCCACGACAATACCGGCACCTATGAGAAATTAAGCGGAGGAGCAGGTTATCCCACCCCCGGGCAGGATTTTGCAGCCATTGCTCAAAGCGTGGGGAGACCTACCTCCAGAAACTGTGGATACTGCCACTTCGTGGGAGGGGGAGGAAACAATGTTAAACACGGGGACCTGGAATTGGCCTTGCTCACTGCACCCCGCGAAGTGGATGTTCATATGGGTTTAGACGGTGGAAACATGAATTGCATCGACTGCCACACGGCCGAGAACCATAAAATGAAAGGCAAGTATTATGCCGTGTCATCTGAAAACAGAAACCGGGTCCTCTGTGAAGATTGCCATACCACTACGCCCCACATTAACCACACCCTGAACACCCACGGGGCAAAGGTGGCCTGCCAAACCTGCCACATCCCCATTTATGCCAAGGTGAATGCCACCAAGATGACCTGGGACTGGTCGACCGCCGGCCAGAGGCTTGAAGGGAAGGCCTTTGAATTGCTTGACAGTCTGGGTAACGCCACCTATACCTCCATTAAGGGCGACTTCACCTGGGAAACCAATGTCATCCCCGAATACTTCTGGTTTAATGGAACGGCCGACCACCACCTATTATCCGACAAAATTGACACCACAAAAGCCGCGGTGAAGATCAATACGCTCCTGGGTTCTCACGATGATCCCGAATCAAAAATCATTCCTGCAAAAGTGCACCGCGGCCGCCAACCCTATGATAAGGTCAACCTTTCCATCCTTCAGGCCAAACTCTGGGCCCCAAAGGCAGGCGAAGGCGCACTCTGGGTAGATCTTGACTGGGAAAGGGCAATTATTGAAGGGATGAAATACCTCAACCGCCCATACAGCGGGCAGTACGGTTTCATAACCACCGAGATGTACCTCCCGGTCAACCATATGGTATCTCCCAAGGAGCAGGCCCTGCAGTGCCAGGACTGTCACACCCGCAACGATGGAAGGATGCAGTTGGTGGAAGACGCCTACATCCCCTCGCAAACCTATAATGCCACCCTGGACCTGTTTGGTATACTACTGATCATACTTTCCCTGCTGGGCGTGATTGCCCACGCCACCATTAGAGTTATCTTTAGCAAAAAACAGAAACAATCCCACTAA
- a CDS encoding response regulator — MSRPDHTCIFVVEDDLMYSRAILHLLESRNLLNVRLFSNGEECLEHLHLDPDVVLLDYWLGDGKKNGMEIMEVFRRKSPRTKVIFLTAMDNLKIAQQTMAMGAYDYVVKSESAMERVKNLLRRIVFEKQIQDENRTLRRSRKLILIFFLLLFFALAGFFLIKFT, encoded by the coding sequence ATGTCGAGGCCAGACCATACTTGTATTTTTGTGGTGGAGGATGACCTGATGTATTCAAGGGCTATTTTACATTTATTAGAGTCGCGTAATCTTTTGAATGTAAGGTTGTTTTCGAATGGTGAAGAGTGCCTTGAGCACCTGCATCTGGATCCTGATGTGGTTTTATTGGATTATTGGCTTGGCGATGGCAAGAAAAACGGGATGGAGATCATGGAAGTCTTCCGGAGGAAATCGCCCCGGACAAAGGTCATTTTTCTCACAGCCATGGATAACCTCAAAATCGCCCAGCAAACGATGGCCATGGGAGCATATGACTATGTTGTGAAAAGCGAGAGCGCCATGGAGCGTGTCAAAAATTTATTGCGCCGTATTGTGTTCGAGAAGCAAATCCAGGATGAAAACCGCACCCTTCGCAGAAGCCGGAAACTGATCCTTATCTTTTTTTTACTGCTTTTTTTTGCCCTTGCTGGCTTTTTTCTGATTAAATTTACCTGA
- a CDS encoding NAD-dependent deacylase, translating into MEKRRLVVLSGSGISAESGIKTFRESGGLWEEYDISEVATPGAWDRNMELVLEFYNQRRKQLLEVKPNAAHYALAELEQYFEVDIITQNVDDLHERAGSGRVMHLHGELRKVRSTADPDLIHTLDGWELKKGDLCELGSQLRPHIVWFGEPVPLIPLAAELVSCADLFLIVGTSLNVYPAAGLVGYVKRGVPIYLIDPGEVSVSHIPNLVFLRERATSGMERLKKILLEKQTKRN; encoded by the coding sequence ATGGAAAAGAGACGACTTGTTGTATTAAGTGGTTCAGGGATCAGTGCCGAGAGTGGCATTAAAACTTTCCGCGAAAGCGGCGGGCTCTGGGAGGAATATGACATTTCAGAGGTGGCTACCCCTGGGGCCTGGGATCGCAATATGGAGCTGGTGCTGGAGTTTTATAATCAAAGGCGTAAGCAACTGCTGGAGGTAAAACCCAATGCGGCTCATTATGCCCTGGCTGAACTGGAGCAGTATTTTGAGGTGGATATCATTACCCAGAATGTGGATGACTTGCACGAAAGAGCTGGTTCAGGCCGGGTGATGCACCTGCACGGAGAGCTCAGGAAAGTGCGCAGCACGGCTGACCCTGATCTGATCCATACGCTGGATGGCTGGGAGCTGAAGAAAGGTGACCTGTGTGAATTGGGTTCCCAGTTAAGGCCTCACATTGTTTGGTTTGGCGAACCCGTACCTTTGATTCCTTTAGCGGCCGAACTGGTTTCTTGTGCTGATCTTTTCCTCATCGTAGGGACTTCTTTGAATGTGTATCCGGCTGCCGGGCTGGTTGGTTATGTTAAACGGGGCGTCCCCATTTACCTGATCGATCCCGGTGAAGTATCGGTAAGCCATATTCCAAACTTGGTCTTCCTGCGGGAAAGAGCCACCAGCGGGATGGAGAGGCTGAAAAAGATATTGCTTGAAAAGCAAACCAAAAGGAATTAA
- a CDS encoding RNA methyltransferase: MRKLSMDELGRKTAEEFRQSSKFSMMLVLDNVRSMMNTGSLFRTADAFLLEGIFLCGITATPPHREIQKTALGATESVRWAYYDETTGAILELKKKGYKVYALEQAVGSVNLKDFKPEPGQPYALVFGNEVKGVDEKVLALCDGCLEIPQFGTKHSLNVAVTAGIVIWDFFSKLS; encoded by the coding sequence ATGCGCAAACTTTCAATGGACGAGCTGGGCCGGAAAACGGCAGAAGAATTTCGACAATCGTCAAAGTTTTCCATGATGCTGGTGCTTGATAATGTCCGCAGCATGATGAATACCGGGTCCTTGTTCAGGACAGCCGATGCTTTTCTGCTCGAAGGAATCTTTTTGTGTGGAATAACGGCCACCCCGCCTCACCGGGAAATACAAAAGACAGCTCTGGGGGCAACGGAATCTGTCCGTTGGGCCTATTACGACGAAACCACCGGGGCTATTCTGGAACTGAAAAAGAAAGGCTATAAGGTTTATGCCCTTGAGCAGGCTGTGGGTAGTGTGAACCTAAAGGATTTTAAGCCTGAACCTGGCCAGCCGTATGCGCTGGTGTTCGGAAATGAAGTGAAAGGGGTAGATGAAAAAGTGCTGGCTCTGTGCGATGGCTGCCTGGAAATACCCCAGTTCGGGACCAAACATTCGCTGAATGTGGCCGTGACGGCAGGAATCGTTATTTGGGACTTTTTCTCAAAATTGAGCTAG
- a CDS encoding outer membrane beta-barrel protein, translating to MKYRNLFAVALLLTLFLWPGTLTLSAQRKAFAQENLGHYDYKPYNFGFSLGFNQMGFALKPVESLYELNTGHIDDGTYGPLYTVTPEPDLGFHIGIVSNLKISPLFDLRFVPTLAFGDRNIVYEYQNASSSVAEIRTIRQKFEATTIEFPLHLKYKSVRINNSRAYVLGGMKFTTDLSSNQYKDEGDEGVIFARSAKNDFHYELGIGLDHYFYYFKFSTEIKASFGMRNLIFPGESNPMFYNSIDRLNSKVIMISFLFE from the coding sequence GTGAAATACAGGAACCTTTTTGCAGTTGCATTGCTTCTTACTCTTTTCTTATGGCCGGGCACCCTCACCTTATCAGCCCAGCGGAAAGCCTTTGCCCAGGAAAACCTGGGGCATTATGACTACAAACCTTACAACTTCGGGTTTTCACTGGGGTTTAACCAAATGGGTTTTGCACTGAAACCGGTCGAATCACTCTATGAGCTTAACACTGGCCACATCGATGACGGCACTTATGGCCCCCTGTATACTGTCACCCCTGAACCCGACCTGGGCTTTCACATCGGCATCGTATCCAATCTGAAGATTTCTCCGTTGTTCGACCTTCGGTTTGTTCCCACTCTTGCCTTTGGCGACCGGAATATTGTTTATGAATACCAAAATGCCTCATCTTCTGTGGCTGAAATTAGAACAATCAGACAAAAGTTTGAGGCCACAACCATTGAATTCCCCCTGCACCTGAAATACAAATCCGTCAGAATTAACAATTCCAGGGCTTATGTGCTTGGGGGCATGAAGTTCACCACTGATTTATCCTCCAATCAGTACAAGGATGAAGGTGATGAAGGGGTGATCTTTGCCCGCAGTGCAAAAAACGATTTTCATTACGAGTTGGGCATAGGCCTTGACCATTATTTCTATTACTTCAAATTTTCAACAGAAATAAAGGCATCTTTTGGCATGCGCAACCTCATTTTCCCGGGAGAATCAAACCCCATGTTTTATAACTCCATTGACCGGCTCAATTCAAAGGTAATCATGATATCCTTCCTTTTTGAATAG
- the pdxH gene encoding pyridoxamine 5'-phosphate oxidase, whose translation MVKKNLAHLRQEYAAATFDESVALGHPFSQFSQWFDQALESGIPEPNAMTLATTDQEGKPRARVVLLKTLDETGFVFFTNYDSHKGNQLQVNPYASLVFLWLELQRQVRVEGKVEMVTEEESDTYFALRPRTSQIGAWASPQSQEISGRHYLEKRYQAFEKKFENREVPRPTFWGGFRLIPEHIEFWQGRQNRLHDRLVYEMQDGQWTMKRLAP comes from the coding sequence ATGGTGAAAAAAAACCTGGCGCATCTCAGGCAGGAATATGCTGCGGCCACCTTCGATGAGTCGGTGGCCCTGGGCCACCCTTTCAGCCAGTTCAGCCAATGGTTTGATCAGGCCCTTGAGAGTGGCATTCCCGAACCCAATGCAATGACCCTGGCCACCACAGATCAGGAAGGAAAACCCCGTGCCAGGGTTGTTCTGTTGAAAACCCTCGACGAAACCGGGTTTGTTTTTTTCACCAATTACGACAGCCATAAAGGAAATCAACTTCAGGTCAATCCTTATGCAAGCCTGGTCTTCTTGTGGCTTGAACTGCAGCGGCAGGTCAGGGTTGAAGGAAAAGTGGAAATGGTTACCGAAGAAGAGTCTGATACCTATTTTGCCTTAAGGCCCAGAACCAGCCAGATCGGTGCCTGGGCTTCACCCCAGAGCCAGGAGATCAGTGGACGGCATTACCTTGAAAAAAGATACCAGGCGTTTGAAAAGAAATTTGAAAACAGGGAAGTTCCCCGTCCAACTTTCTGGGGGGGATTCCGGTTGATTCCTGAGCACATTGAATTCTGGCAGGGGCGCCAGAACAGGCTGCACGACCGCCTGGTTTATGAAATGCAGGATGGTCAGTGGACAATGAAAAGACTGGCGCCCTGA